CTGCTATGTAGCTATAACTAGAGCACAGAAGTTATTGTTTATAACTCATGCTAAGATTAGAACTATATACGGAAATACAAGCTATAGCCTACCTTCTAGATTTATAGATGAAATTCCTAAAAATTTAATTACTACAACGGAAGAAAGTAGTAATTTGGGAAATAATAAAAGACGATTAGTAAATATAGTAGATCGTACTAAAAGGAGAAAAAATAATACAGTTAAATCTCAAGAAAATAAAGATAAGGTACAAGTAGGCACTAAAGTAAATCACAAAAAATGGGGGATAGGTACTGTTGTACAAATAAAAAATAAGGATGAAGATAAGGAACTAGTTATTGCTTTTAACGAACCAATAGGTTTAAAACGATTATTGCTTTCTATTGCTCCCATAGAAATTGTGAAAGGAGATTAGTAGTATGGAAGATAAACTTAAAAGGATGGAAGAACTTATAGATATTATAAATGAGTTAAATTATTACTACTATACATTGGATAATCCTAAAGTAAGTGATAAGGAATATGATGAATTATATGATGAATTGGTAAGGTTAGAGAAGGAAACAGGAGTGGTTTATCCATATTCTCCTACTCAAAGAGTTGGTGGAGAGATACTTGATAAATTTGAAAAACATACTCATTTGGGAAGACTTTGGAGTTTGGACAAATGTCAAAATTATGGGGAATTGAGAAATTGGGATAATAGGGTTAGACGTTTAATAGATGAATACAATAGCAAAAATGAAAATAAGCTGCCATCCCCTACCTATGTAGTAGAATATAAATTTGATGGTTTAACCATAAATGTAACCTATGAAGATGGGAAATTGGTACAAGGTGCAACTAGGGGAAATGGGATAGTTGGTGAAGCTATACTTCCCCAGATAAAGACAATAAAATCAATACCACTAAAAATAGAGTATAAAGGATTAATGGAAGTTCAAGGAGAAGGGCTTATGCCCTTATCTGTCCTTGAAGAATATAATAAAAAAGCTGAGGAACCTTTAAAAAACGCAAGAAATGCTGCAGCAGGTGCATTGAGAAATTTAGATCCTAGGGTTACAGCTGAAAGAAAATTAGTAGCATATTTTTATAACGTAGGATACATAGAAGGCAAGGAGTTTAAAACCCATATGGAAATGTTACAATTTTTAAAAGATAATAGGTTGCCTGTATATAATTATGCTTCAGAATGTCAAAATATAGATGAGGTTATAGAAGAGATTGAAAAGATAGAAGAAAGACGGCATCATTTGGATATATTAACTGATGGAGCAGTTATAAAAATAAATGATATAAAAACTAGAGAGGTGTTAGGTTACACAACCAAATTTCCCCGCTGGGCTATAGCGTATAAGTTTGAAGCAGAGGAGGTTACTACAAAATTAATTGATGTGGAATGGAATGTAGGTAGAACAGGTAAAGTTACCCCTACTGCTATATTGGAACCAGTGGAAATTGGTGGTGCTACTATAAGAAGAGCAACATTAAATAATTTTGATGATATTCAAAGAAAGGGAGTAAAAATTAATTCTAGAGTTTTAGTTAGAAGATCTAATGAAGTAATTCCAGAAATAATGGGGGTTGTAGATACCAATGAGGAAACAAAGGAAATAAAAAAACCTACCCATTGTCCTGCATGCAATAGTGAGTTAATTCAGGATGGAGTTCATATTTTTTGCCCTAATTCTTTAACATGTAAACCTCAGCTAGTTTCTAGAATGGTTCATTTTGCCAGTAGAGATGCTATGAATATTGAAGGATTTAATGAAAAGACTGCAGAAAAACTATTTGAAGAATTAAATTTGAAAGATATAGCAGATATATATGAAATAAAATATGAAGATTTAATAAAGTTAGAAGGATTTAAAGATAAAAAAGCTAGAAACTTGCTTGATGCAATAGAAAGAAGTAAGGATGTTACACTAGATGCATTTATATATGCTTTAGGTATTAGAAATGTAGGAATAAAAACAGCTCGAGACTTAGCAGATCATTTTAAATCCTTAGAAAAACTTAAAAACGCTACTTATGAGGAACTCCTCACTATACCAGATATAGGACCTAAAACAGCTGAAAACATAATAGAATTTTTTCATGATGAAAGAATATTACAAGGATTAGATAAATTGTTATCAGAAGGAGTTAATCCTAGATATCAAGATATAAAAGTGAAAGAATCGCCTTTTACCAATAAAACAGTAGTTATTACAGGTACTATAGAAGGTTATACTAGAAAAGAATTAAAGGATCTAATTGAAAAACTAGGAGGTAAGGTGACTAACTCTGTTAGTAATAAAACTGATTATGTAATAGTAGGAGAAAATCCAGGTAGTAAATATGAAAAAGCATTGGAATTAGGCATCGAGATAATAGATGAAGAAAAATTAAAACAACTCATATCCAATAAATAACTATCAAAAAAGGTGCCTGGCACCTTTTTTGATAGTTATTTGCCTAATTTTAAACAAATTGGTTTTTCTTATTTTCCATGATAAAATAGGAGATAGTAAAGGAGGTAATGATTATGATTAGTATAGAGGATATAATGTATATATCTGAAATGTGTAAGTTAAAATTTACTGAAGATGAGGCGAAAAAAATTATAGAAGAATTTACAGAGATTATTAATTGTGTTGATAAGTTGGGAGAAGTAAATACAGAGAATGTAGCACCAACCTATTTTATAAATTATAATATGCAACTTTTAAGGGAAGATGTAGTAGAGGAAGGCTTATCAAAAGAAGATGCTTTAAGAAATGCTCCAGAAGAACAATATGGATATTTTAAATTGTTAAATGTAATGGACTAGAAAGAGGTGTTAATATGGATATTATAAATTTAACTGCTATGGATATGAGAGAAAAACTTAAAAACAAAGAAATAAGTGCTAGGGATATAGTAGAAGCTCATATTGATAGACTTCAAAAGATGGAAGAAGATTTAAATGCTTTTATAACTATATCTAAGGAAGAAGCATTAAATGCAGCAGATATTATAGATGAAAAGATAAAGAAAGGAGAAAAACTAGGACCTTTAGCTGGAATACCTATAGGGGTCAAGGACAATATAATAACTAAAGATATAAAAACGACTTGTGGCTCTAAAATGTTAGAAAACTTTATTCCTC
This portion of the Keratinibaculum paraultunense genome encodes:
- the ligA gene encoding NAD-dependent DNA ligase LigA, whose translation is MEDKLKRMEELIDIINELNYYYYTLDNPKVSDKEYDELYDELVRLEKETGVVYPYSPTQRVGGEILDKFEKHTHLGRLWSLDKCQNYGELRNWDNRVRRLIDEYNSKNENKLPSPTYVVEYKFDGLTINVTYEDGKLVQGATRGNGIVGEAILPQIKTIKSIPLKIEYKGLMEVQGEGLMPLSVLEEYNKKAEEPLKNARNAAAGALRNLDPRVTAERKLVAYFYNVGYIEGKEFKTHMEMLQFLKDNRLPVYNYASECQNIDEVIEEIEKIEERRHHLDILTDGAVIKINDIKTREVLGYTTKFPRWAIAYKFEAEEVTTKLIDVEWNVGRTGKVTPTAILEPVEIGGATIRRATLNNFDDIQRKGVKINSRVLVRRSNEVIPEIMGVVDTNEETKEIKKPTHCPACNSELIQDGVHIFCPNSLTCKPQLVSRMVHFASRDAMNIEGFNEKTAEKLFEELNLKDIADIYEIKYEDLIKLEGFKDKKARNLLDAIERSKDVTLDAFIYALGIRNVGIKTARDLADHFKSLEKLKNATYEELLTIPDIGPKTAENIIEFFHDERILQGLDKLLSEGVNPRYQDIKVKESPFTNKTVVITGTIEGYTRKELKDLIEKLGGKVTNSVSNKTDYVIVGENPGSKYEKALELGIEIIDEEKLKQLISNK
- the gatC gene encoding Asp-tRNA(Asn)/Glu-tRNA(Gln) amidotransferase subunit GatC, producing the protein MISIEDIMYISEMCKLKFTEDEAKKIIEEFTEIINCVDKLGEVNTENVAPTYFINYNMQLLREDVVEEGLSKEDALRNAPEEQYGYFKLLNVMD